DNA from Sphingomonas sp. SUN039:
TACGGTAACAGTTGCGAAATTCGGCTAAAATTCGGACTCATCGCTTGCTTTGGCTCTCCACAAGGGGCCAGCCAACAAGGTGGCCTCACACGCTGTTCCTTCGCTCAAGCCCGCGCTACGCCCCGCCCCATGCCCACAATCTTCGTCCTCAACGGCCCCAACCTCAACCTGCTCGGCACGCGCGAGCCGGAGATTTACGGGCACCAGACGCTCGATGACATCGCGGGGATGCTCGAGGATCAGGCGCGCCCGCTCGGCCTGACCATCGACATGCGCCAGTCGAACCACGAGGGGCATCTGATCGACTGGTTGCACGAGGCGAATGCGGTGGGTGCGAAGGCCGTGCTGCTCAACGCGGGCGGCTATACCCATACCTCGATCGCGATCCATGACGCGATCAAGTCGATCGCGGTGCCGGTGATCGAGGTCCACCTGTCCGACCCGCACAAGCGCGAGGAATTCCGCCACCTGAGCTATATCGGCATGGCCGCTGTCGCCTGTTTTGCCGGCCACGGCGCGGCGTCGTACACGCTGGCGCTGGACGCGGCGGCCAAGCTCTGACAATTGGGCACAAACGCTAAACAGGGGTCCACATGACCGAAAAATCAGGCGCGATGCAGGTCGATGCCGCGCTCGTGCGCCAGCTTGCCGAGCTGCTCGACGAAACCAAACTCACCGAAATCGAGGTTCAGGACGGCGAACGCCGCATCAAGGTTGCACGCAAGGCCGCTTCGGTGGTCGCCTCCGCGCCTGCCGCCGCCCCGGCCGCAGCCCCCGTCGCGGTTGCGGTTGCTGCCCCGGCTGCTGCACCCGTCGCCGACACCGCCAATGCGCTCAAATCGCCGATGGTCGGCACCGTCTATCTCTTCCCCGAACCCGGCGCGAAGCCCTTCGTCAACGTCGGCGACACGGTGAAAGAGGGCCAGACGCTGGTCATTATCGAGGCGATGAAGGTCATGAACCCCATCGCTGCGACCAAGGGCGGCACCGTCACGCGTATCTGCGTCGATAACGGCCAGCCGGTCGAATACGACCAGCCCCTCGTCGTGATCGACTAGATGCCCGCAATCGAAAAACTCCTCATCGCCAACCGCGGCGAAATCGCGCTGCGTATCCACCGCGCGGCGCATGAAATGGGGATCAAAACGGTCGCGGTGCATTCGACCGCCGACGCCGACGCGATGCACGTCCGCCTCGCCGACGAGGCGATCTGCATCGGGCCGCCAGCCGCTGCCGACAGCTATCTCAACATCCCCGCGATCATCTCCGCCGCCGAAATCTCCGGCGCGGATGCGATCCACCCCGGCTATGGCTTCCTCAGCGAGAACGCCAAGTTCGCCGATATCATCGAGGAACACGGCATCATCTTCGTCGGGCCCAAGCCCGAGCATATCCGCACGATGGGCGACAAGATCGAGGCGAAGCGGACCGCAGGCGCGCTCGGCCTGCCGCTGGTGCCCGGCTCCGATGGGCCGATCAGCGACCTCGCCGAAGCCAAGGCAATCGCGGCGGCGGCAGGCTATCCCGTCATCATCAAGGCCGCTTCGGGCGGCGGCGGGCGCGGCATGAAGGTGTGCACGTCGGAAGACCAGCTCGAAACCCTGATGCAACAGGCGGGCAGCGAGGCCAAAGCCGCATTCGGCGACGCCACCGTCTATCTCGAAAAATACCTCGGCAATCCGCGCCATATCGAGTTCCAGATCTTCGGCGACGGACAGGGCAATGCCGTCCACCTCGGCGAACGCGATTGCTCGCTCCAGCGCCGCCACCAGAAAGTGCTCGAAGAAGCCCCCTCCCCCGCCATCTCCGCCAGCGAACGCGCACGCATGGGCGGCATCGTCGCCAAGGCAATGGCCGACATGGGCTATCGCGGCGCGGGCACCATCGAATTCCTGTGGGAAGACGGCGAGTTCTACTTCATCGAAATGAACACCCGGCTTCAGGTCGAACATCCCGTCACCGAGATGATCACCGGCCTCGACCTCGTCCGCGAACAGATCCGCGTTGCCGAGGGGTTGCCATTGAGCGTCACCCAGGACGAGGTCGAATTCGCCGGCCACGCCATCGAATGCCGGATCAATGCCGAGGACCCCAAGACCTTCGCGCCGTCCCCCGGCAAGGTCGAATATTTCCACGCGCCCGGCGGCATGCACGTCCGCTTCGACAGCGGCCTTTACGCGGGCTATCGCATCCCGCCGTACTACGACAGCATGATCGGCAAGCTGATCGTCTATGGCAAGACCCGCGAAGCCGCGATGATGCGCCTGCGCCGCGCACTCGAGGAAACCGTGATCGAGGGCGTCAAGACGACGATCCCGCTGCATCAGGCGCTGCTCAACGAGCCCGATATCCAGAACGGCGACTATACGATCAAATGGCTTGAGGAATGGCTCAACAATGCTCTCGAATCGAAGTAACTAATCATTTATTGACTCACAAGTGTGGGAGTTAGGCATGGCGAGTATTCCTGAGGACACGATTGTCTGCACAGGGCACTATGACGAAGGTGGAGACTTTCTCGGCTTTTCGACCGTTTCCTCGTCTGGCGTTGAAGGATGGTCACCGCGCAACATTCCCCCTGATGCACCAGGCGAGAACCCAGATCTTGCGATCTCAATCGAAATCGTGGTTAGAAACCCCAATAATAAGCAAAGCGCCAAGCAGGCTGCCCAGAGACTGATAACCGCAATATCCCGAATACGGGCAAAACTTTCGGAAAACCCCAATAAATTTGTTATAATTAAAGGCACAATATTTACGACTGCCCAGATATTGACGTCGCTAGAGAATACACAATGGACCGTTAGCGATCGACCGCCTAGCGAGTATAAAAACGAAGGTGTTGGATCTTCTAATTACGACCCTAATGGAACTAACGCTGATGAAATTAATTTTGAAGGAATACTTGGATATGCTCACCCAAATTATCCCGACGATGAAGGAATGTCGGCCTTAGTTCTTCACGAATTGGCACATCTCACTGAAGGTGGGTATAATTTTTTCGTACAGAATTACACGAAATGGCAATCCGAACCGGCAGCTCATCGAGGCGATTTTTATCCGAGCGATTATTCGCGCAACGTCGAAGCTTTCGCGAACGATTTGATGCATGCGATGTCAGCTGAGATTTCCTTGGACGTGGAATATCCCGCTGGGCAGCTCGTAACTCCGGGCGGATACACCGGACCTGTCGATCCGCAGCAAATTTATAATACTCACTCTTCTGGATGGTAGATTACCTACGTTCACTATGCCGAAAGCCGCACGCCGGTATCGTGCAAGAGATTGTACCGGACGTAGAATTATCTTCGAACAAAAATTGTAATGTGGCTTCGCCTTCTTGATAATTTAGGAGCGAGGCGGCAGTAATGTTCAATAGATTTTCCACTGCAGTCGATACTTTAGTAGATTTATCGCTAATATAGTTGACTTTACAATCATGTTTTGAATTATTGATAGCACTAACTCTGCACGTCGCGGTTCCTTCTACAACTATACCAGCATTTTGCTTGAACCACGCTGATGCCTGTCTTTCATCCACATAAATCGCATCGCTTCTCGATTGCCCACCCAACTGCTGAACAAAAACCAACTGACCCGACGCGTTTCGACTTTTCTCGACGAATGTTGAGTAGTGCTCAGTTACAACTCCGCGCTGTGGTCCAGCACAGGCAACTGTTTGACAAATCGCAACTGCTGCAAGGATTAAACGCATTCTCAGAGACCCTAAGGCGAACACCGGCCTGCCATTTTCATGTTGTACCACACAGGTTTCCATAGCAGCAACGTATATCGGCTTGAAGCCCGAACGGCCAACATACGATCAAGGACCTGAAAGTCTGGCTTGAAAGGGAGGCCGCATGATCATCGTCACCGGCACCGTGACCGCGCGCGAGGGACAGTTCGACGCCGTGCTCGCCATCGCCACCGAACACGTCCTGCGCTCGCGCGCCGAGCCCGGCTGCATCAGCCACGCCGTCCACCGCGACAGCGAAAACCCGAACCGCCTGTTCTTCTTCGAGCGCTGGACCGATATGGCGGCGCTCAAGGTTCATTTCGCGGTCCCTGCCTCGGGCGATGCCGTCCGCGCGATGGCGGCGCTCACCACCGAACCGCCGTCGATGC
Protein-coding regions in this window:
- the aroQ gene encoding type II 3-dehydroquinate dehydratase → MPTIFVLNGPNLNLLGTREPEIYGHQTLDDIAGMLEDQARPLGLTIDMRQSNHEGHLIDWLHEANAVGAKAVLLNAGGYTHTSIAIHDAIKSIAVPVIEVHLSDPHKREEFRHLSYIGMAAVACFAGHGAASYTLALDAAAKL
- the accC gene encoding acetyl-CoA carboxylase biotin carboxylase subunit, giving the protein MPAIEKLLIANRGEIALRIHRAAHEMGIKTVAVHSTADADAMHVRLADEAICIGPPAAADSYLNIPAIISAAEISGADAIHPGYGFLSENAKFADIIEEHGIIFVGPKPEHIRTMGDKIEAKRTAGALGLPLVPGSDGPISDLAEAKAIAAAAGYPVIIKAASGGGGRGMKVCTSEDQLETLMQQAGSEAKAAFGDATVYLEKYLGNPRHIEFQIFGDGQGNAVHLGERDCSLQRRHQKVLEEAPSPAISASERARMGGIVAKAMADMGYRGAGTIEFLWEDGEFYFIEMNTRLQVEHPVTEMITGLDLVREQIRVAEGLPLSVTQDEVEFAGHAIECRINAEDPKTFAPSPGKVEYFHAPGGMHVRFDSGLYAGYRIPPYYDSMIGKLIVYGKTREAAMMRLRRALEETVIEGVKTTIPLHQALLNEPDIQNGDYTIKWLEEWLNNALESK
- the accB gene encoding acetyl-CoA carboxylase biotin carboxyl carrier protein, whose protein sequence is MTEKSGAMQVDAALVRQLAELLDETKLTEIEVQDGERRIKVARKAASVVASAPAAAPAAAPVAVAVAAPAAAPVADTANALKSPMVGTVYLFPEPGAKPFVNVGDTVKEGQTLVIIEAMKVMNPIAATKGGTVTRICVDNGQPVEYDQPLVVID
- a CDS encoding putative quinol monooxygenase; amino-acid sequence: MIIVTGTVTAREGQFDAVLAIATEHVLRSRAEPGCISHAVHRDSENPNRLFFFERWTDMAALKVHFAVPASGDAVRAMAALTTEPPSMQLYEANEIAGR